The Acidobacteriota bacterium genome has a window encoding:
- the purF gene encoding amidophosphoribosyltransferase, translating into MQFDYLSDLSRDKFKEECGVFGIFGHREAANITYLGLYGLQHRGQESAGIVSSDALKLHREVGMGYVAEVFQKANLKRLRGEAAIGHVRYSTAGESKITNAQPIKISCNKGEIALSHNGNLVNGGVIKSELERDGSIFQSTSDTEVILHLIARSKEKDLVDAIVDALNQLTGAFSLAFLTKDKMIAVRDPRGFRPLSIGKLDGSYVVASESCAFDLIGAQFQRDIEPGEIVVFNSNGMKSYRLPHRLEATQCIFEYIYFARPDSFLFGRTVNIVRKRLGVEMARETEVDADLIVPVPDSGVCAASGFSEHSGIPMEFALIRNHYVGRTFIEPKQAIRHFGVKVKLNPVRELLKGKRVILIDDSIVRGTTSRKIVSMVREAGAKEVHLRISCAPTKSPCYYGIDTPLRSELIASSHTIPEICRYVRADSLGYLSLDGMFRAVENGKNEFCTACYTCKYPVDFPQEDVSQLLLFEKPR; encoded by the coding sequence ATGCAGTTCGATTACTTATCTGACTTATCCCGGGACAAATTCAAGGAAGAGTGCGGAGTTTTCGGGATTTTCGGGCACAGGGAGGCCGCCAACATAACCTACCTGGGGCTCTATGGTCTCCAGCACCGGGGGCAAGAATCTGCCGGCATCGTCTCATCGGATGCCCTCAAACTGCACCGCGAAGTCGGCATGGGATACGTGGCGGAGGTCTTCCAGAAGGCCAACCTCAAAAGGTTGCGAGGCGAGGCAGCAATCGGCCATGTCAGGTACTCAACCGCAGGTGAAAGCAAGATAACCAATGCCCAGCCTATAAAGATAAGTTGTAATAAGGGAGAAATCGCCCTCAGCCATAACGGAAACCTGGTCAACGGTGGAGTCATAAAGAGCGAGTTGGAACGGGACGGCTCAATTTTCCAATCGACATCCGATACCGAGGTTATCCTTCATCTTATAGCCAGATCCAAAGAAAAAGATCTGGTGGATGCCATCGTTGATGCCCTGAACCAGTTGACTGGAGCCTTTTCCCTTGCCTTCCTCACGAAAGATAAGATGATAGCCGTCAGGGATCCAAGGGGTTTCAGGCCTCTATCGATCGGAAAGCTCGATGGCTCTTACGTTGTCGCCTCCGAGAGCTGCGCATTCGACCTGATCGGCGCGCAGTTCCAGAGAGATATTGAACCCGGGGAAATCGTCGTTTTTAACAGCAATGGAATGAAATCGTACAGGCTGCCTCATCGTCTGGAGGCGACCCAGTGCATCTTCGAGTACATCTATTTCGCCAGGCCGGACAGCTTTCTATTCGGGAGGACGGTCAACATAGTGAGAAAGAGGCTGGGTGTCGAAATGGCGAGAGAGACCGAGGTTGATGCGGACCTTATCGTTCCGGTTCCAGATTCGGGCGTTTGCGCGGCCAGCGGATTCTCAGAGCATTCCGGGATCCCCATGGAATTCGCCCTCATCAGGAACCATTACGTGGGGAGGACATTCATCGAACCCAAGCAGGCGATCCGGCACTTCGGGGTCAAGGTGAAGCTCAACCCCGTCCGGGAGCTTCTTAAGGGGAAGAGAGTCATCCTGATCGATGATTCCATAGTCCGGGGGACAACCAGCAGGAAGATCGTCTCAATGGTGAGGGAGGCGGGAGCCAAAGAGGTCCATCTGAGAATCTCCTGCGCTCCGACTAAATCACCTTGCTATTATGGTATCGACACTCCTTTAAGATCTGAACTCATCGCTTCCTCGCATACGATCCCTGAGATTTGCAGGTACGTGCGTGCCGATTCTCTCGGTTATCTCAGCCTCGATGGAATGTTCCGCGCCGTGGAGAATGGGAAAAACGAATTCTGCACAGCCTGCTATACTTGCAAGTATCCCGTAGATTTCCCCCAGGAGGATGTTTCCCAGCTTCTCCTCTTTGAAAAACCGAGGTGA